DNA from Actinoplanes sp. SE50/110:
ATCGGGCAGTGTACGGAGGCACGGCTGAGCCGCAGCCCGCCGGTCATCGGGAGTCGCGCAGATGGGTCAGATCCGGCGCCCGCGACCAGCGGGCCGGATAAACAGTTCCCTCGGACCTGACATGGCGGCCAGTCTACCTCTCAGCGTTGGGCGCGAGCACTCGCATACAGGCAGACGGCGGCCGCGGCGGCCAGGTTGAGGCTCTCCGCCCCGCCGTAGATCGGCACCCGCACCCGTCGGTCGGCCGCGTCGAGCAGCTCACCGGGCAGGCCGTGCGCCTCCGAGCCGAACAGCCACGCGGTCGGCGCGGCCAGCAGCCCGCCGTCGAGCAGCGAGTCCACGTCGTCCGAGCCGGTGCCGCTGGTGGCGAGCACCTGCAGGCCGGAATCCTGCAGCAGGTCGAGCACGTCGAGCGGGGCGCGGACCACGTCGACGTGGAACAGCGAGCCGGCCGAGGCACGGACACACTTGCCGTTGTACGGGTCGACGGCATCCCCTGCGAAGATCACCGTGCCCGCCCCGGCGGCGTCGGCGGTGCGCAGGATGGTGCCGGCGTTGCCCGGGTCCCGGATCTCGGCGAGCACCGCGACCAGCTGCGGGCCCTTGGCGAGCGCCTCGCCGATCGGCACGTCGACCTGCTCGCAGAGCGCGACCAGGCCCTGCGGCTGCACCGTCTCGGCCAGCGCCGCCAGAGCGTCGT
Protein-coding regions in this window:
- a CDS encoding RNA methyltransferase, with the protein product MYTPRTPRIVSARRLQRRRDRDAAGRFLAEGPQAVREALAAGAVLELFGTPAGLDRHAELAAQAPEVSPVTDDALAALAETVQPQGLVALCEQVDVPIGEALAKGPQLVAVLAEIRDPGNAGTILRTADAAGAGTVIFAGDAVDPYNGKCVRASAGSLFHVDVVRAPLDVLDLLQDSGLQVLATSGTGSDDVDSLLDGGLLAAPTAWLFGSEAHGLPGELLDAADRRVRVPIYGGAESLNLAAAAAVCLYASARAQR